In the Deltaproteobacteria bacterium genome, TTTCGGCCGCAACCGGTGTCCGCTCGAGACGTTGTGGATAACAGTTGCCGCGAATCTTCAGAATCGGAACTGGACCTTGGCGTTGCGGTTGCTCGTCGACGCAGTGTCGGTGCCTTGCAAGACACCATTAATATACAGATTGACGAGCACGACGTCACCGGTATTAGGGCTCTGGTTGGCCACAAACGCTACCGCGAAGCTCTGTGGGGCTTCGAGGTAGAAGATTGCGGGAGTGCCGCACGTCCCGGCCGGGCGACCGGTGTCGGCGGTTTCGAAGAAACTACAGGCGATGAAAGTTGCGACCTCGTCGCCAATCGAGGCCGTGAACGGGATCGGTTGTTGATTGACCTGGTCGCTGCATAGGTTCGAGATCGGAGGAGTTTGATCTTGATCGCAGACCTCGACGCGAACATCGGGACCATTGACTGGCTTGATCTCCTGGGCGGAGGTCGCGAGGGAAACCGGGAGGTCCGAGTCAGGCGGAATCTCGCCGCTTCGAAACGGTGTGCTGGTGTTGAAGCCGAAGTTGTAGAGTTGCAGCGGAACCGGAGACGTAGTCGAAGACGGGGCGGGGCAGTCGCTGCTCTCGACGGCGCGTTGGAAGGTACCCCGCACCGGCTGTTGCGCATTCAACAAGAAGAACGCGTACGGGCTAGTGAAGTCATTGCGGGCGTTCTCCTTACTACACGGTTGAGCGATCGTATGCACCGGGCCGTTCGAGGTCTTGAAGTCGACGACCTGAAATCCTTCACCGCTTGTTCCGACCACGGCGAATAGCAGTTCGTCTGGGCGGGTCGGCGTCGGAGAGCTACCACTGCAGGCGGCCAGCGTGGCGCACGCGAACACCACGATCGCAAGGAATAGTCGCTGCATGTGTGGGCAGCTTGTGTCAGCATTCCGCGCAGCGGTCAAGATGGTGTATGATCCGCGCGCGTATGGATCGAGAGCGGTTCGAAGAGTTGGTGGCCGAGGCGTTGGATGCACTCCCGCAAGAGTTTGCGAAACGCCTTGATAACGTCACCGTGCTCGTCGAGGATGAGCCGTCGGGCGACGTCTTGCTGCAAATGGGCCTCGACCCGCGGCGCGATACGTTGTTCGGTCTCTACGAAGGTGTGCCTTTGAGTGAACGCACTGCGCTGGCCACGGGGAGGTTGCCGGACCGTATCACAATCTTCTACAGGCCGTTGACGCGGGCGTGCCGGTCACCGGAGGCGATTCGACGGCAGATTTTGCGAACGGTGATTCACGAAGTCGGGCATTTCGTTGGCCTCGACGAGGACGAGGTTCGCGCCGCCGGGTACTAGCGAGAGGAACGGTCATGGCTGAACCGCTCACTGACGTCGAACGTGTGCTCAAACTCAGCGATCGAGTGCGCTTACTGGTCGCGATCTCCGACGAGATTCCGGTCGAGACCAAGCTGAACGTGCAAGGTTTGCTGAAGATCTTCGAAGGCACGGTTGCCGCAGCTGAGAGCGCGGCGGATGAGGTGCGCGCCGCAGGCTACTACCAAGCCCTGTATCAGGATCTCGAACCCTATGCGGACATTGAGGCGTTGCTGTCGGCGATGCGCGTGTTCGCGCCATTCCTGTGAGCGTTGCAACCGGTATCTCGCGCGCTACCGAGGACAGTCTCACCGATCTGCCCGGAGGTCCTCTATGGCTCACGCGGCTCGCCAACTTGGCGGATCACGTCGATCGCGACGCGCTTTTGCGCGACGAGCGGGCAAGCGAGCCGCCGTACTGGGCGCATCTGTGGCCGGCGGCACTGGCGCTGGCGCGGCTCGTGGCGAATGCGGGCGCTCGGCTGGATGGTCGCCGCGTGCTCGAAGTTGGGTGTGGCTTGGGGGTTCCGGCTTTGGTCGCGGCTCGCTGCGGTGCCGCCGTTGTTCTCACTGATCGCAACGTTGCTGCGGCGCGGTTTGCAAACCGCAATCTCCGTCGCAATGGCTTGCACGGCTCCGTGGCAGTCATGGATTGGCGGCAGCCCGCGATCTGCGGTCCGTTCGATCTTTGCTTGGCCGCGGATGTGACCTACGATCCGACGGCGAATGAGCGCTTGATGGATTTTCTGATTGGTGCTCTGGCTTCTGACGGCGAGGCGTGGATTGCCGAGTCGGTACGAGCGGAAGAGGCGACGCTGCCGCAGTTGATGAAGCGACACTTCGCCGTCCACGAGCAGCGACTCATCGAAATCGAGGACGGCCATCGGGTTTGGGTGCGAGTCCTACAGGGAAGGCGGTAACGATGAGCTACCTGGTGTTCGACATCGAAACGCGCATCGATAAGGGGCTGGTGCGCAGCATCTATCTTCCCGGCGCAGCCGTGAGCGACGACGAGGCCTTTGCCCAAGTTCGGCAACAGCTGCTCGCCGAGCACCAGAGCGACTTCTTTCCCCTGTCGTTTCACCTACCGATCGTGATCGTCTTGGCGGCGATACGCGACGACTTGAGTTGGGAGGGCGCGCAGATTCTCAGCAGTGCCGACGGCTCAGGTCGCGATATCGCGCAGGACTTCTGGTCGCGAGTGGAGAGTTTCAGCGGTACGTTGGTGACCTTCAACGGTCGCGGCTTCGATTTGCCGGTCATGGAGCTCCAGGCGCTGCGCCATGGGGTGCCGGCGCCACGCCACTTCAACGATCGCCACGGCGCGCGCGCCCGTTACTCTGACAAGCACTATGATCTCCACGAGTTCATCACGAATTTCGGCATGTATCGGGTGCGCGGTGGTTTGGATCTGTTGACCAAGCTGATCGGACTTCCCGGGAAGACGTCGGTGGCTGGTGGAGATGTCCAGAAGTTGTGGGAAGCCGGTGAACTGGCAGCGATTGAGCGGTACTGTCAGGCCGATGTGATTCAGACGTACCTGTTGCTGCTACGGGTGGAGCAACTGCGGGGACGGATTAGCGGGGCTCGCCTCGACGAGCTGTGGCAGGCGGCCGCGCCCTTGCGGGCATCCTTAACCGGCTGAGGCCGCCGAGTTGGCGGTAGTGCGCGCGATGACTTGCTTGAGTTGATCGACGTCAACCGGCAGGGAGAGGCAGTTCACTCGGATCGTCTGCTCGATCACCGCTCGCAGGCGCGTGGTCTCGCATTCGGTCAGAAAAATAATCGGCAACCCCGGGCGCGAGCGTCGCACTCGGTCGAACACGGTCAGGCCGCAAATGGTGCCGGGCAACGCGACCTCGGAGATGACGGCATCATAGGACTTGGATTCGAAGAGGCGGAGGGCCGCTTCGCCAGAATCCGCACCGTCGACCTCGTACCCGCAGCGGGAGAGAATGCGCTCGAGGGTCCGTCGAAAGTTCGGATTGCACGCGACTAAGAGCAGCCGCTTTTTGTCTTCACTACACTCGCACTCGGCTGACATTCCCGGACGCACCTCGCGGGGAGAGCTGCTGAGCAGGATCAATGCCACGGGGCGCGAAAGGCGGAGCGGAGGTGTGAGGCAAAGTAGCAGTAGTGAACGGTCACGATCTGCCCGTCCACGTGTGTTGAAACGCGACGAGGGGCGAGACGCGGGCTACGCGAGACCATATTTTCCGAGCTTGCGGTAGAGGCGCTGGCGATCGATGTGGAGCAGACGCGCCGCCTCGTTCTTGTTTCCTCCGCTCTTGCGGAGCGCGGCAAGGATGTTGAGTCGTTCGAGATCCTCGAACGGGATCGGTTCTGCCAGCCCTTCGATAGCGGGCGTACCGTTCCCCGAAGTGAACAGCGCGGGCGGCAGGTCACGTTCCGTGATTTCCGGGGCGGGCGACAGTGCGAAGGCGCGCTCGATCACGTTCTGCAACTCGCGAATATTGCCCGGCCAGCGATAGCCGAGTAGGCGTTGCATCGCCTCTGGGGTCACCTGTTTCGGCTCGACGCCATAGGCACGGCTGAATTCGGCGGTGAAATGAGTGACCAGCGGCGCGATGTCATCCCGGCGCTCGCGCAGCGGTGGCAGATGAATCGACACGACATTGAGACGATAGTAGAGGTCGCTGCGGAAGCCGCCTTCGGCCATCGCGGTTTCGAGATCGCGGTTGGTGGCGGCGATGATCCGAACGTCCACGCGCACCGCCTTCGTCGACCCCAGCGGCGTGACCTCCTTCTCTTGGATCGCACGCAAGAACTTCACTTGCAGCGGCAGAGGGATCTCGGCGATCTCATCGAGGAACAACGTGCCGCCGTCAGCCGCCACGAACACGCCGTCGTGATCCTCGACGGCCCCAGTGAATGCGCCCTTGCGATGACCGAACAGCTGGCTCTCGAGCAGGGTTTCGGCCAGCGCGCCGCAGTTGACGGCGAAGAAGGGTTGCGCGGCGAGCGGGCTCTTGGCGTGGATTGTGCGCGCGACCAACTCCTTGCCGGTCCCATTCTCGCCGAAGAGCAGGACATTGCTCTTGTTGCGACTGACCGCGTCGATGATCGCGTAAATGCCCTGCATCGGGCGGCTCTTGCCGACGATCTCGCCGAAGCGGTCGTACCGGCGCAGTTGCTGCTTGAGGTGCGTGACCTCGCGGCGCAGTTGCCGGGTTTCGAGCAGGCGCTCGACGACGATGAGCAGCTCGTCGGGATGACACGGCTTGATGAGGTAGTCGGCGGCCCCAAGCTTCATGGCATCGACCGCCGATTGAATCGTGCCATGGCCGGTCAACACGATGGTGGTCGGCGTCAGGTTACGCTCGTGCATCATGCGCAGCAGCGTCATGCCATCCATCACCGGCATATTGAGGTCGGTAATGACGATGTCGGCGGGCTGTTCGGTGAGTCGCTGCAGGGCCATCTCGCCATTGGCGGCGGTATCGACCATGTAACCCTTGCGTTCGAGAATTTTGGCCAACGTGCGAATCATGTTGGCCTCGTCCTCGACGAGGAGAATGCGTGCGTTCGGCATGCTCAGTGAACAGGAGACGCAGCGGGCGCGGCCGCGTGTAGGTGGGCGTCGATCGCCTGGGACTCGGTGCCGCACTGGCAGGGCAGCTCGATGATGAAAGTCGAGCCTTCATTCGGCTTGCTGCGGACGGTGATCTCGCCTTGATAGCGCTGCACCACGGAGTGGACGACCGACAAGCCGAGCCCGGTGCCTTGCCCGGGTGCTTTGGTGGTGAAGAACGGATTGAAGATATCCTTGAGGCTATCCTCCGGAATGCCCACGCCGCTGTCGCTGAACTCTATCTGCACGCGTCCGTTGGGTAGCGAGGCGGTGCGGAGACGCAGCTCGCCGCCGTGCGGCATCGCTTGCACGGCGTTGGTAATCAGGTTGAGGAAGATTTGCCGCAGCGCGTTCTGATTGGCCAAGCAGGGCGCCGACAGGCCGAGGTCGGTGGTGACGCGGACATCGGCGTTCTGCAGGCTCTTGTGAATGAGCTGCAATGTCTTGCGGAGCAGATCGTTGATGTCGACCGGCTCCAACTCGGCCCGCGACTCGCGCGAGAATTCGAGCAGGTTGTTGATGATCTCCTGCACGCGCCCCATCTCGTCTTTGGCGATCTGGAGATCTTCCTGAATCTCCGGATTGCTGCGGTCGACGAGCTCACTGAGATCGTAGAGCGCGTTCAAAATGATGCCGAGGGGATTGCGAATCTCGTGCGCGATGCCGGCGGCGAGTTGGCCGATCGCCGCCATCTTCTCTGACTGGATCAGCTGGCTCTCCAGGCGCTTGCGATCCGAAATATCGACACAGATGATTTGAAAATAGCGCTGATGGCCGTACTCGATCAGCCCCGCGTTGAAAAATACCGGCACGATCTCCCCGCGGCGAGTCTGCAGGTGAAGATCTTCGCGTTCGGAGTGTCCGCGCACCTTGGTCTCTTCCAACAGCCGCTGCGCGCGAGGGCGTTCGGTCGGCGGTAACAGGTCCCACAGACGCATGCCGGCCATCTCATCGCGACGGTAGCCCATGAGCTTCTCGGCGACGATGTTGGCGTCGAGCACGGTGCCAATGTCGTAGTCGAGTTTGAACATCACGGCCGGCGAGTTGTCGATGCGATTGCGGTAACTGGCTTCCTGTTCGCGCAACTCTTCTTCTCGTCCTTCGACGAAGAAGTCGGTGATATGCAGCAGCCGCTCCTGGAACTCTTGCTGGAGCAGGGCCGAGAGCGCATCGAGCTTTTCGGGCTGATCGGCGTATTGCTCGCGCAGGCGGTCGGCGAGCATATGGCGCAACTTCATTTGGCCGCTGAGGAAGCGGGACGCGGAGAATTGAGAAATGAATCCACGGCGGGCGTGGCTCCGCAGGTAGACGTAGGTGTCGATGTCCGCGGGATTGACGATGTGCGCGATCCAGCGCCCCAGCGCGTCACTCATGCCTTCGTGAATCCCCGGCCATTCCCATTCGGGAATGTTGAACGCGGTGCCGATCAGTTCCACCCAGGTGTCGAGCACGGTTGGACAGGCCGTGCGGATGAAGTTGGCGAGTTCGTCGCGCAGCGCACTGTGTTCGCGCGGATACGTGAGCAGGTGGCAGCCACGCATGTAGCCTTCGATACGCCGCAAGTGGGCTTCGAGCGAAGAATCGTAGACCGGCTCCATCGCAGCTCCTTCCGTGCTCGTGCGCTGTTTCAGCACTGCCACGTCTCGGAATCTATTACCAACTTGCCCGCGGTCTCGCTACCACGTGCGCAACGGAGGTGCGCACGTCGTCCGTAATCTGTGGCACGCCGACTGCAGTTTCAATTTCGCAGCGTGGACAGATGTTCAGGATAGGAGGCTCGTCATGATCGCAACCGGAATCGGAACACTCATGTGGGCGAAGCCGCTCACCGAACTCGCTTTCGGGTATGGAGATGCCGGCACGGTCGGAATGGTGCTGGGTTTCGGTCTCTTGGTGTCGTTGCTGGGGTTGATTCTGAACAGTGAGCGAGCGACACCCAGGCCGGAGTTGGTCACCACACGGCCGGCGTTGCAGCACTGAGCGTCTGGGAGTGCGGCGGGGGCTCGGCCCCCGCCAGCGCTCACTATGGTAACACGACGAGCTGCCCGCCAACGTGCGCGGGATGGAGTTGGCAAGTGATCGGGAAGATGCCT is a window encoding:
- a CDS encoding 3'-5' exonuclease — translated: MSYLVFDIETRIDKGLVRSIYLPGAAVSDDEAFAQVRQQLLAEHQSDFFPLSFHLPIVIVLAAIRDDLSWEGAQILSSADGSGRDIAQDFWSRVESFSGTLVTFNGRGFDLPVMELQALRHGVPAPRHFNDRHGARARYSDKHYDLHEFITNFGMYRVRGGLDLLTKLIGLPGKTSVAGGDVQKLWEAGELAAIERYCQADVIQTYLLLLRVEQLRGRISGARLDELWQAAAPLRASLTG
- a CDS encoding response regulator; its protein translation is MSAECECSEDKKRLLLVACNPNFRRTLERILSRCGYEVDGADSGEAALRLFESKSYDAVISEVALPGTICGLTVFDRVRRSRPGLPIIFLTECETTRLRAVIEQTIRVNCLSLPVDVDQLKQVIARTTANSAASAG
- a CDS encoding sigma-54-dependent Fis family transcriptional regulator → MPNARILLVEDEANMIRTLAKILERKGYMVDTAANGEMALQRLTEQPADIVITDLNMPVMDGMTLLRMMHERNLTPTTIVLTGHGTIQSAVDAMKLGAADYLIKPCHPDELLIVVERLLETRQLRREVTHLKQQLRRYDRFGEIVGKSRPMQGIYAIIDAVSRNKSNVLLFGENGTGKELVARTIHAKSPLAAQPFFAVNCGALAETLLESQLFGHRKGAFTGAVEDHDGVFVAADGGTLFLDEIAEIPLPLQVKFLRAIQEKEVTPLGSTKAVRVDVRIIAATNRDLETAMAEGGFRSDLYYRLNVVSIHLPPLRERRDDIAPLVTHFTAEFSRAYGVEPKQVTPEAMQRLLGYRWPGNIRELQNVIERAFALSPAPEITERDLPPALFTSGNGTPAIEGLAEPIPFEDLERLNILAALRKSGGNKNEAARLLHIDRQRLYRKLGKYGLA
- a CDS encoding methyltransferase yields the protein MSVATGISRATEDSLTDLPGGPLWLTRLANLADHVDRDALLRDERASEPPYWAHLWPAALALARLVANAGARLDGRRVLEVGCGLGVPALVAARCGAAVVLTDRNVAAARFANRNLRRNGLHGSVAVMDWRQPAICGPFDLCLAADVTYDPTANERLMDFLIGALASDGEAWIAESVRAEEATLPQLMKRHFAVHEQRLIEIEDGHRVWVRVLQGRR
- a CDS encoding PAS domain S-box protein, yielding MEPVYDSSLEAHLRRIEGYMRGCHLLTYPREHSALRDELANFIRTACPTVLDTWVELIGTAFNIPEWEWPGIHEGMSDALGRWIAHIVNPADIDTYVYLRSHARRGFISQFSASRFLSGQMKLRHMLADRLREQYADQPEKLDALSALLQQEFQERLLHITDFFVEGREEELREQEASYRNRIDNSPAVMFKLDYDIGTVLDANIVAEKLMGYRRDEMAGMRLWDLLPPTERPRAQRLLEETKVRGHSEREDLHLQTRRGEIVPVFFNAGLIEYGHQRYFQIICVDISDRKRLESQLIQSEKMAAIGQLAAGIAHEIRNPLGIILNALYDLSELVDRSNPEIQEDLQIAKDEMGRVQEIINNLLEFSRESRAELEPVDINDLLRKTLQLIHKSLQNADVRVTTDLGLSAPCLANQNALRQIFLNLITNAVQAMPHGGELRLRTASLPNGRVQIEFSDSGVGIPEDSLKDIFNPFFTTKAPGQGTGLGLSVVHSVVQRYQGEITVRSKPNEGSTFIIELPCQCGTESQAIDAHLHAAAPAASPVH
- a CDS encoding metallopeptidase family protein yields the protein MDRERFEELVAEALDALPQEFAKRLDNVTVLVEDEPSGDVLLQMGLDPRRDTLFGLYEGVPLSERTALATGRLPDRITIFYRPLTRACRSPEAIRRQILRTVIHEVGHFVGLDEDEVRAAGY